A window of the Archocentrus centrarchus isolate MPI-CPG fArcCen1 chromosome 17, fArcCen1, whole genome shotgun sequence genome harbors these coding sequences:
- the myom1a gene encoding myomesin 1a (skelemin) isoform X1, with product MSASLQVTQKLQHQHQHQEKQQHHYESSYFLSSKSSVSKQSFSTFKTTSERKKTFVKTEKGQEVVKLSPLPKRAKRTYLAMDTDKEVIGYVIPVFRANHDVVRSLMEAREEEVTEEGINYVAMRNLFVREAREAVEVKVEKKTRSKHVRESAERLKVNRTMEEWSEFRKKMNPDSLTHHPEFIVKPRGQTVWEGKDVKLHCTVAGWPKPRIAWYKNNVLIDAKAHPEKYTAESNYNMHSLEIKNCDFFDTAKYHISALNVKGEASAVASVVVKRFQEGVEPGPLDPKPHGFSPEHGVTFETTIIDKFEVAFGREGETLSLGCTVIIYPTVKKYQPEVLWYRNSVPLKPSKWVHAHWTGERAVLTLVHLNKEDEGMYTLRVNTKSGFDTYSAYVFVRDADVEVEGVPVAPLDVRCHDANKDYVVVTWKQPAVEGSSSILGYYIDRCEVGTHHWAQCNDVPVKYARFPVTALVEGRSYVFRVRAVNKAGVSRPSRVSEAVVAMDPSDRARLRAGPSAPWTGMIKFTEEDPTVGVVPGEPTDVVVTEATKSYVVLAWKPPDQRGHEGVMYYIEKRISGTDIWQRVNTGMPVKSPRFALFDLAEGKSYSFRVRCCNSAGVGEPSESTGETTVGDKLDLPSAPGNPVATRNTDTSVVVFWGASKDVKHLVGYYIECSVVGTDVWMPCNNKPVKQTRFVCHGLTTGVNYVFRVKAVNAAGYSQSSPNSDAVVVQAAISIPGKPTGVTLLEAFKDYMVLGWTAPANNGGADIRGYFVDYRTVKGGVVGKWHEMNHKALTTTSYKAENLKESVFYQFQIRAMNMAGVSTPSLPCAPLECKEWTITVPGAPVGLHVLEVRDTSLVVLWEPPLFDGRFPVNGYYLDVKEASAGEEGWKGVHEKVNKMKYMKVTGLKGGASYVFRVRAQNIAGVGKPSAVLGPILAQTRPGTKEIFVDVDDDGVISMVFECSEMKEGSEFVWSKNYKEITDTSRLTIVSERGKSRAIFNSPSLEDLGTFSCMVTNTDGISSSYTLTEEGLKRLLDISHDHKFPVIPFKNEMAMELLEKGRVRFWTQVEKCTSDCQVDYVFNDVIIAQGKKYTMNFDKSTGIIEMFMDSLEVTDEGTFTFNLVDGKAKGTTSLVLIGDEFRELQKKSEFARAEWVRKQGPHFVEYLDFAVTPECDVLLKCKIGNVRPETEIIWSKDCIEIAEEDEEAKKIEKKDGKLTFNIGKWIIKQEKQKEKKRKPPAEDVAPPPRPKISKQDAGVYEVFLRDERGKDKSIFNLTDAGYQAVMNELFRVIANSSSEIKVLSTEHGIVLYSMVTYYHEDLRVGWLHKDGKIAASERVKSGVTGDQLWLKINEPTEKDKGKYSMDIFDGKDNVKRVFELSGQAWEEAFEEFQRLKAAAIAERNRARVVGGLPDVVAIQEGKSLNLTGNVWGEPVPEVSWTKNEKVLVSDDHYKLKFEQNKFASITIAAVTTADSGKYALVVKNKYGTEAGEFTVSVYNPEEEESKEEKKD from the exons ATGTCAGCATCATTACAAGTGACGCAGAAGCTGCAGCATCAACATCAACATcaggagaagcagcagcatcacTATGAGAGCAGCTATTTCCTGAGCAGCAAGTCATCTGTTAGCAAGCAGTCATTCTCGACTTTCAAGACCACCAGTGAGCG CAAGAAGACTTTTGTGAAGACAGAGAAGGGGCAGGAGGTGGTTAAACTGAGCCCGCTACCCAAGAGAGCCAAACGCACCTACCTGGCGATGGACACGGACAAAGAAGTTATCGGCTATGTTATTCCTGTGTTTAGAGCCAA TCATGATGTGGTTCGGAGCCTAATGGAGGCCCGGGAGGAGGAGGTCACAGAGGAGGGCATCAACTATGTGGCCATGAGGAACCTGTTTGTCAGGGAGGCCAGGGAGGCTGTAGAGGTGAAAGTGGAGAAGAAAACAAGGTCAAAGCATGTCAGGGAATCGGCTGAACGCCTGAAAGTCAACAGGACG ATGGAGGAATGGTCAGAGTTCCGTAAGAAAATGAACCCAGATAGCCTGACGCACCATCCAGAGTTCATTGTCAAGCCCCGTGGACAGACTGTTTGGGAGGGCAAAGATGTCAAGCTGCACTGCACCGTGGCTGGATGGCCCAAACCCAGGATTGCCTG gTACAAAAACAACGTCCTCATTGATGCCAAAGCCCACCCTGAGAAGTACACAGCTGAAAGCAATTACAATATGCACTCCCTGGAGATCAAGAA ctgtgaTTTCTTCGACACCGCTAAGTATCATATTTCTGCCCTCAATGTGAAAGGCGAAGCTTCTGCTgtggcctctgttgttgtgaaaA GGTTCCAAGAGGGTGTTGAACCAGGTCCTCTTGATCCTAAACCAC ATGGTTTTAGCCCTGAGCATGGTGTTACCTTTGAAACCACCATCATTGACAAATTTGAAGTGGCTTTTGGCCGTGAAGGGGAGACATTGAGCCTGGGCTGTACTGTTATCATTTATCCCACTGTGAAAAAATACCAGCCTGAAGTCTTGTGGTACAGAAACT CTGTCCCCTTGAAGCCCTCTAAGTGGGTGCACGCTCACTGGACTGGGGAACGTGCCGTACTCACTCTTGTCCACCTTAACAAAGAAGATGAGGGCATGTACACCCTGCGTGTGAACACCAAATCTGGCTTTGACACCTACTCTGCCTATGTATTTGTCAGAG ATGCTGACGTGGAGGTGGAGGGGGTTCCCGTGGCACCCCTGGATGTGCGCTGTCATGATGCCAACAAGGACTATGTGGTGGTAACCTGGAAGCAGCCAGCGGTGGAGGGCAGCAGCTCCATTCTGGGATACTACATTGACAG gtGTGAGGTGGGCACCCATCACTGGGCTCAGTGTAATGATGTCCCAGTCAAGTATGCCCGCTTCCCTGTCACAGCACTGGTGGAGGGGCGGTCTTACGTGTTCAGGGTGCGCGCTGTGAACAAGGCCGGAGTCAGCCGTCCGTCCCGCGTCTCTGAGGCCGTGGTTGCCATGGATCCCTCTGACAGAGCACGCCTCAGAG CTGGACCCTCAGCTCCTTGGACTGGGATGATCAAGTTCACAGAGGAGGACCCTACAG TCGGCGTAGTCCCTGGAGAACCAACAGATGTTGTGGTTACTGAGGCAACCAAGAGTTATGTGGTGCTCGCCTGGAAGCCTCCAGACCAGCGGGGCCATGAAGGAGTCATGTATTATATTGAGAAG CGTATTTCTGGGACTGACATCTGGCAGAGAGTGAACACTGGCATGCCAGTCAAGTCTCCTCGCTTTGCCCTGTTTGACCTGGCAGAGGGTAAATCCTACAGCTTCCGTGTGCGCTGCTGCAACTCTGCCGGTGTGGGTGAACCCTCTGAGTCCACAGGAGAAACcactgttggagataaactgg ATCTGCCATCAGCTCCAGGCAACCCTGTGGCCACCAGGAACACTGACACATCTGTGGTGGTTTTCTGGGGGGCCTCCAAGGATGTAAAACACTTGGTGGGCTACTATATTGAATGTAGTGTGGTGGGCACTGATGTCTGGATGCCTTGCAACAATAAGCCTGTCAAGCAGACCAG GTTTGTGTGTCATGGTCTGACCACTGGCGTGAACTACGTGTTTAGGGTGAAGGCAGTAAATGCTGCTGGATACAGCCAGAGCTCCCCCAACTCTGATGCTGTAGTTGTGCAGGCTGCCATCT CCATACCTGGTAAGCCCACCGGTGTGACCCTGCTGGAGGCCTTCAAGGACtacatggtcctgggctggacCGCGCCTGCTAACAATGGAGGAGCCGACATCAGGGGTTACTTTGTGGACTACAGAACCGTAAAGGGAGGTGTTGTTGGAAAGTGGCATGAAATGAACCACAAGGCACTGACTACAACTTCCTATAAA GCAGAGAACCTGAAGGAGAGCGTCTTTTACCAGTTTCAAATCCGAGCAATGAACATGGCCGGTGTGAGTACACCCTCTCTTCCCTGTGCACCTCTGGAGTGCAAAGAGTGGACCATTACTGTTCCAG GTGCTCCTGTTGGTCTTCATGTGCTGGAGGTCCGCGACACCTCTTTGGTGGTCCTGTGGGAACCACCTTTATTTGATGGTCGTTTTCCTGTCAATGGCTACTACTTGGATGTCAAGGAGGCCTCTGCTGGTGAGGAAGGCTGGAAAGGTGTTCATGAAAAGGTTAACAAGATGAAATACATGAAG GTGACTGGACTGAAGGGTGGTGCATCTTATGTCTTCCGCGTGCGAGCTCAAAATATTGCTGGAGTTGGAAAGCCCTCTGCAGTCTTAGGTCCAATCCTGGCCCAGACTCGCCCTG GCACCAAGGAGATTTTTGTGGATGTTGATGATGACGGAGTGATTTCAATGGTCTTTGAGTGCTCTGAGATGAAGGAGGGCTCTGAGTTTGTTTGGTCCAAGAACTACAAAGAAATCACAGACACCTCTCGCTTGACTATTGTCAGTGAGCGGGGCAA ATCCAGAGCTATCTTTAACAGTCCCTCTCTGGAGGATCTGGGCACCTTCTCCTGTATGGTCACCAACACTGATGGCATTTCCTCCAGCTACACACTCACTGAGGAGG GTCTCAAGCGTCTTCTGGACATCAGTCATGATCACAAGTTCCCTG TTATTCCCTTTAAGAATGAAATGGCCATGGAGCTGCTTGAGAAGGGTCGTGTGCGATTCTGGACTCAGGTGGAGAAATGCACTTCTGACTGCCAAGTGGACTATGTCTTCAATGATGTTATCATTGCTCAGGGGAAG AAATACACAATGAATTTCGACAAGTCCACTGGTATTATTGAAATGTTCATGGACTCTCTGGAAGTCACAGATGAGGGGACGTTCACCTTTAACCTGGTGGATGGCAAAGCTAAGGGTACAACCAGTCTGGTGCTAATTGGAGATG AATTCAGGGAGCTTCAAAAGAAGTCAGAATTTGCGAGGGCAGAATGGGTCAGGAAACAAG GTCCTCACTTTGTCGAGTACCTTGACTTTGCTGTTACTCCTGAATGTGATGTACTGCTGAAATGCAAG ATCGGAAATGTCAGACCAGAGACTGAGATCATTTGGTCTAAGGACTGCATTGAGATtgcagaggaggatgaggaagcTAAGAAAATCGAGAAAAAGGACGGCAAGCTGACCTTTAATATCGGAAAG TGGATTATTAagcaagagaaacagaaagaaaaaaagagaaaaccacCTGCAGAGGACGTTGCCCCGCCACCAAGACCTAAA ATCTCCAAGCAAGATGCAGGTGTTTACGAGGTCTTCCTGAGGGATGAGAGAGGCAAAGATAAGAGCATCTTCAATCTGACAGATGCAG GATACCAAGCTGTAATGAATGAGCTGTTCAGGGTTATTG CTAACTCTTCCAGTGAAATCAAAGTTCTCAGTACTGAACATGGCATCGTGCTCTACTCCATGGTCACATATTACCATGAAGACCTACGTGTTGGTTGGCTCCACAA AGATGGTAAAATTGCTGCATCAGAGAGAGTTAAGTCTGGAGTCACAGGAGACCAGCTTTGGCTTAAGATCAATGAGCCCACTGAGAAGGACAAGGGCAAATACAGCATGGACATCTTTGATGGCAAGGACAATGTAAAGAGAGTCTTTGAGCTGAGTGGCCAGG CATGGGAAGAGGCATTTGAAGAATTCCAAAGGCTCAA AGCTGCAGCAATCGCTGAGAGAA ACCGCGCTCGTGTTGTTGGAGGCTTGCCAGATGTGGTTGCAATCCAAGAGGGCAag TCCCTGAACCTGACTGGCAATGTGTGGGGCGAGCCTGTACCTGAGGTATCCTGGACGAAGAACGAAAAGGTGCTGGTATCTGATGACCACTACAAACTCAAGTTCGAACAAAACAAGTTTGCCAGCATCACAATCGCTGCCGTCACCACGGCTGACTCCGGCAAATACGCCCTCGTGGTGAAGAATAAGTATGGCACAGAGGCCGGCGAGTTCACCGTCAGTGTGTACAacccagaggaggaggagagcaaggaggagaagaaagacTAA
- the myom1a gene encoding myomesin 1a (skelemin) isoform X2: MSASLQVTQKLQHQHQHQEKQQHHYESSYFLSSKSSVSKQSFSTFKTTSERKKTFVKTEKGQEVVKLSPLPKRAKRTYLAMDTDKEVIGYVIPVFRANHDVVRSLMEAREEEVTEEGINYVAMRNLFVREAREAVEVKVEKKTRSKHVRESAERLKVNRTMEEWSEFRKKMNPDSLTHHPEFIVKPRGQTVWEGKDVKLHCTVAGWPKPRIAWYKNNVLIDAKAHPEKYTAESNYNMHSLEIKNCDFFDTAKYHISALNVKGEASAVASVVVKRFQEGVEPGPLDPKPHGFSPEHGVTFETTIIDKFEVAFGREGETLSLGCTVIIYPTVKKYQPEVLWYRNSVPLKPSKWVHAHWTGERAVLTLVHLNKEDEGMYTLRVNTKSGFDTYSAYVFVRDADVEVEGVPVAPLDVRCHDANKDYVVVTWKQPAVEGSSSILGYYIDRCEVGTHHWAQCNDVPVKYARFPVTALVEGRSYVFRVRAVNKAGVSRPSRVSEAVVAMDPSDRARLRAGPSAPWTGMIKFTEEDPTVGVVPGEPTDVVVTEATKSYVVLAWKPPDQRGHEGVMYYIEKRISGTDIWQRVNTGMPVKSPRFALFDLAEGKSYSFRVRCCNSAGVGEPSESTGETTVGDKLDLPSAPGNPVATRNTDTSVVVFWGASKDVKHLVGYYIECSVVGTDVWMPCNNKPVKQTRFVCHGLTTGVNYVFRVKAVNAAGYSQSSPNSDAVVVQAAISIPGKPTGVTLLEAFKDYMVLGWTAPANNGGADIRGYFVDYRTVKGGVVGKWHEMNHKALTTTSYKAENLKESVFYQFQIRAMNMAGVSTPSLPCAPLECKEWTITVPGAPVGLHVLEVRDTSLVVLWEPPLFDGRFPVNGYYLDVKEASAGEEGWKGVHEKVNKMKYMKVTGLKGGASYVFRVRAQNIAGVGKPSAVLGPILAQTRPGTKEIFVDVDDDGVISMVFECSEMKEGSEFVWSKNYKEITDTSRLTIVSERGKSRAIFNSPSLEDLGTFSCMVTNTDGISSSYTLTEEGLKRLLDISHDHKFPVIPFKNEMAMELLEKGRVRFWTQVEKCTSDCQVDYVFNDVIIAQGKKYTMNFDKSTGIIEMFMDSLEVTDEGTFTFNLVDGKAKGTTSLVLIGDEFRELQKKSEFARAEWVRKQGPHFVEYLDFAVTPECDVLLKCKIGNVRPETEIIWSKDCIEIAEEDEEAKKIEKKDGKLTFNIGKISKQDAGVYEVFLRDERGKDKSIFNLTDAGYQAVMNELFRVIANSSSEIKVLSTEHGIVLYSMVTYYHEDLRVGWLHKDGKIAASERVKSGVTGDQLWLKINEPTEKDKGKYSMDIFDGKDNVKRVFELSGQAWEEAFEEFQRLKAAAIAERNRARVVGGLPDVVAIQEGKSLNLTGNVWGEPVPEVSWTKNEKVLVSDDHYKLKFEQNKFASITIAAVTTADSGKYALVVKNKYGTEAGEFTVSVYNPEEEESKEEKKD; encoded by the exons ATGTCAGCATCATTACAAGTGACGCAGAAGCTGCAGCATCAACATCAACATcaggagaagcagcagcatcacTATGAGAGCAGCTATTTCCTGAGCAGCAAGTCATCTGTTAGCAAGCAGTCATTCTCGACTTTCAAGACCACCAGTGAGCG CAAGAAGACTTTTGTGAAGACAGAGAAGGGGCAGGAGGTGGTTAAACTGAGCCCGCTACCCAAGAGAGCCAAACGCACCTACCTGGCGATGGACACGGACAAAGAAGTTATCGGCTATGTTATTCCTGTGTTTAGAGCCAA TCATGATGTGGTTCGGAGCCTAATGGAGGCCCGGGAGGAGGAGGTCACAGAGGAGGGCATCAACTATGTGGCCATGAGGAACCTGTTTGTCAGGGAGGCCAGGGAGGCTGTAGAGGTGAAAGTGGAGAAGAAAACAAGGTCAAAGCATGTCAGGGAATCGGCTGAACGCCTGAAAGTCAACAGGACG ATGGAGGAATGGTCAGAGTTCCGTAAGAAAATGAACCCAGATAGCCTGACGCACCATCCAGAGTTCATTGTCAAGCCCCGTGGACAGACTGTTTGGGAGGGCAAAGATGTCAAGCTGCACTGCACCGTGGCTGGATGGCCCAAACCCAGGATTGCCTG gTACAAAAACAACGTCCTCATTGATGCCAAAGCCCACCCTGAGAAGTACACAGCTGAAAGCAATTACAATATGCACTCCCTGGAGATCAAGAA ctgtgaTTTCTTCGACACCGCTAAGTATCATATTTCTGCCCTCAATGTGAAAGGCGAAGCTTCTGCTgtggcctctgttgttgtgaaaA GGTTCCAAGAGGGTGTTGAACCAGGTCCTCTTGATCCTAAACCAC ATGGTTTTAGCCCTGAGCATGGTGTTACCTTTGAAACCACCATCATTGACAAATTTGAAGTGGCTTTTGGCCGTGAAGGGGAGACATTGAGCCTGGGCTGTACTGTTATCATTTATCCCACTGTGAAAAAATACCAGCCTGAAGTCTTGTGGTACAGAAACT CTGTCCCCTTGAAGCCCTCTAAGTGGGTGCACGCTCACTGGACTGGGGAACGTGCCGTACTCACTCTTGTCCACCTTAACAAAGAAGATGAGGGCATGTACACCCTGCGTGTGAACACCAAATCTGGCTTTGACACCTACTCTGCCTATGTATTTGTCAGAG ATGCTGACGTGGAGGTGGAGGGGGTTCCCGTGGCACCCCTGGATGTGCGCTGTCATGATGCCAACAAGGACTATGTGGTGGTAACCTGGAAGCAGCCAGCGGTGGAGGGCAGCAGCTCCATTCTGGGATACTACATTGACAG gtGTGAGGTGGGCACCCATCACTGGGCTCAGTGTAATGATGTCCCAGTCAAGTATGCCCGCTTCCCTGTCACAGCACTGGTGGAGGGGCGGTCTTACGTGTTCAGGGTGCGCGCTGTGAACAAGGCCGGAGTCAGCCGTCCGTCCCGCGTCTCTGAGGCCGTGGTTGCCATGGATCCCTCTGACAGAGCACGCCTCAGAG CTGGACCCTCAGCTCCTTGGACTGGGATGATCAAGTTCACAGAGGAGGACCCTACAG TCGGCGTAGTCCCTGGAGAACCAACAGATGTTGTGGTTACTGAGGCAACCAAGAGTTATGTGGTGCTCGCCTGGAAGCCTCCAGACCAGCGGGGCCATGAAGGAGTCATGTATTATATTGAGAAG CGTATTTCTGGGACTGACATCTGGCAGAGAGTGAACACTGGCATGCCAGTCAAGTCTCCTCGCTTTGCCCTGTTTGACCTGGCAGAGGGTAAATCCTACAGCTTCCGTGTGCGCTGCTGCAACTCTGCCGGTGTGGGTGAACCCTCTGAGTCCACAGGAGAAACcactgttggagataaactgg ATCTGCCATCAGCTCCAGGCAACCCTGTGGCCACCAGGAACACTGACACATCTGTGGTGGTTTTCTGGGGGGCCTCCAAGGATGTAAAACACTTGGTGGGCTACTATATTGAATGTAGTGTGGTGGGCACTGATGTCTGGATGCCTTGCAACAATAAGCCTGTCAAGCAGACCAG GTTTGTGTGTCATGGTCTGACCACTGGCGTGAACTACGTGTTTAGGGTGAAGGCAGTAAATGCTGCTGGATACAGCCAGAGCTCCCCCAACTCTGATGCTGTAGTTGTGCAGGCTGCCATCT CCATACCTGGTAAGCCCACCGGTGTGACCCTGCTGGAGGCCTTCAAGGACtacatggtcctgggctggacCGCGCCTGCTAACAATGGAGGAGCCGACATCAGGGGTTACTTTGTGGACTACAGAACCGTAAAGGGAGGTGTTGTTGGAAAGTGGCATGAAATGAACCACAAGGCACTGACTACAACTTCCTATAAA GCAGAGAACCTGAAGGAGAGCGTCTTTTACCAGTTTCAAATCCGAGCAATGAACATGGCCGGTGTGAGTACACCCTCTCTTCCCTGTGCACCTCTGGAGTGCAAAGAGTGGACCATTACTGTTCCAG GTGCTCCTGTTGGTCTTCATGTGCTGGAGGTCCGCGACACCTCTTTGGTGGTCCTGTGGGAACCACCTTTATTTGATGGTCGTTTTCCTGTCAATGGCTACTACTTGGATGTCAAGGAGGCCTCTGCTGGTGAGGAAGGCTGGAAAGGTGTTCATGAAAAGGTTAACAAGATGAAATACATGAAG GTGACTGGACTGAAGGGTGGTGCATCTTATGTCTTCCGCGTGCGAGCTCAAAATATTGCTGGAGTTGGAAAGCCCTCTGCAGTCTTAGGTCCAATCCTGGCCCAGACTCGCCCTG GCACCAAGGAGATTTTTGTGGATGTTGATGATGACGGAGTGATTTCAATGGTCTTTGAGTGCTCTGAGATGAAGGAGGGCTCTGAGTTTGTTTGGTCCAAGAACTACAAAGAAATCACAGACACCTCTCGCTTGACTATTGTCAGTGAGCGGGGCAA ATCCAGAGCTATCTTTAACAGTCCCTCTCTGGAGGATCTGGGCACCTTCTCCTGTATGGTCACCAACACTGATGGCATTTCCTCCAGCTACACACTCACTGAGGAGG GTCTCAAGCGTCTTCTGGACATCAGTCATGATCACAAGTTCCCTG TTATTCCCTTTAAGAATGAAATGGCCATGGAGCTGCTTGAGAAGGGTCGTGTGCGATTCTGGACTCAGGTGGAGAAATGCACTTCTGACTGCCAAGTGGACTATGTCTTCAATGATGTTATCATTGCTCAGGGGAAG AAATACACAATGAATTTCGACAAGTCCACTGGTATTATTGAAATGTTCATGGACTCTCTGGAAGTCACAGATGAGGGGACGTTCACCTTTAACCTGGTGGATGGCAAAGCTAAGGGTACAACCAGTCTGGTGCTAATTGGAGATG AATTCAGGGAGCTTCAAAAGAAGTCAGAATTTGCGAGGGCAGAATGGGTCAGGAAACAAG GTCCTCACTTTGTCGAGTACCTTGACTTTGCTGTTACTCCTGAATGTGATGTACTGCTGAAATGCAAG ATCGGAAATGTCAGACCAGAGACTGAGATCATTTGGTCTAAGGACTGCATTGAGATtgcagaggaggatgaggaagcTAAGAAAATCGAGAAAAAGGACGGCAAGCTGACCTTTAATATCGGAAAG ATCTCCAAGCAAGATGCAGGTGTTTACGAGGTCTTCCTGAGGGATGAGAGAGGCAAAGATAAGAGCATCTTCAATCTGACAGATGCAG GATACCAAGCTGTAATGAATGAGCTGTTCAGGGTTATTG CTAACTCTTCCAGTGAAATCAAAGTTCTCAGTACTGAACATGGCATCGTGCTCTACTCCATGGTCACATATTACCATGAAGACCTACGTGTTGGTTGGCTCCACAA AGATGGTAAAATTGCTGCATCAGAGAGAGTTAAGTCTGGAGTCACAGGAGACCAGCTTTGGCTTAAGATCAATGAGCCCACTGAGAAGGACAAGGGCAAATACAGCATGGACATCTTTGATGGCAAGGACAATGTAAAGAGAGTCTTTGAGCTGAGTGGCCAGG CATGGGAAGAGGCATTTGAAGAATTCCAAAGGCTCAA AGCTGCAGCAATCGCTGAGAGAA ACCGCGCTCGTGTTGTTGGAGGCTTGCCAGATGTGGTTGCAATCCAAGAGGGCAag TCCCTGAACCTGACTGGCAATGTGTGGGGCGAGCCTGTACCTGAGGTATCCTGGACGAAGAACGAAAAGGTGCTGGTATCTGATGACCACTACAAACTCAAGTTCGAACAAAACAAGTTTGCCAGCATCACAATCGCTGCCGTCACCACGGCTGACTCCGGCAAATACGCCCTCGTGGTGAAGAATAAGTATGGCACAGAGGCCGGCGAGTTCACCGTCAGTGTGTACAacccagaggaggaggagagcaaggaggagaagaaagacTAA